A window of Gouania willdenowi chromosome 12, fGouWil2.1, whole genome shotgun sequence contains these coding sequences:
- the LOC114473662 gene encoding uncharacterized protein LOC114473662, with amino-acid sequence MFGRANHVSVEETNISEAKMESRKTDDTDAVPSVKSKVKARHSSRSGATSLDKLDTKSDEVTDVSSDDTDPVPSVKSKVKARHSSRSGATSLDKLELEGSVGASKCFRLLPQFRDDSVSDGPIPRLRRTKSVFMNDIIPECSEELYDSLDSGEEYIPNSESSEDSLSDVSSVTIAKLSPRKKVLRDIASTSKHIVPDSTIVNEEDGDSSEAECEWTDDEDCAGTSQRPVRRNAPACVEGQIHVPAVKKNNGKRVYNKRHYCLYCEKSCSKIARHLQLKHSDEGKVLEAFSFPKGSKKRKLHLDLIRNQGNFAHNAAVMKKGEGELVACKRPCKDSKRDDYMHCAYCQGLFIRKILWRHIKVCQFRSKEARPQRGKNKVQALCSFAEPAPDDISERIWKLLSVMQADEITSAVKNDRHIIRIAEQLLNKKGSSDASQAYIRQTLRELGRLLIAARNATTLKTMADFINPKKYVEVVKAVKLTCGYDEETEKYRVPSLAKKIGNALSKLSKVVKVQALIAGDKVLEKKATDFQEVHSEKWNELVSATAARNASESQWNVPTMLPFTEDVQKLHTFLNKNCDECSSNLLEEASEKNWSALAKVVMAEIILFNRRREGEVSRMRLSSFLTRDTSTPHGDIDWALSEAEKVLCKHFTRVIIRGKRGRAVPILLTPKMVDALDLLVKKRDACGVIKTNQYMFARPSATTHFRGSDSLRSFALACSAKCPKALTSTKLRKHAATLSTVLNMSNTEMDQLANFLGHDIRIHREFYRLPDKTLQLAKVSKVLIALEQGRIADFQGKSLDEINIDPQEAAGECDQEPNEEELCEQELSDEEPNDKEDATVPGTPCTDVSERRAVQSPRGQKSSPGQRRDCPTRHQPASKGKSVVKRKWTAKEIGAVEKKLMRFIRSGQVPETEEHIVCVHANQVPRNVIKTKFLCDLRNMMSPQVIKELVRPTTYSNLSSQWEQDEMFTEGAVTHVNPVTATGGAH; translated from the exons ATGTTTGGGAGAGCAAATCACGTGTCAGTTGAGGAGACAAATATTTCTGAAGCCAAAATGGAGTCACGTAAGACTGACGACACTGATGCAGTTCCCAGTGTCAAAAGCAAAGTCAAAGCACGTCACAGCAGCCGATCTGGAGCTACGTCACTGGACAAACTG GACACTAAAAGTGATGAGGTGACTGACGTATCTAGTGACGACACCGATCCAGTTCCCAGTGTCAAAAGCAAAGTCAAAGCACGTCACAGCAGCCGATCTGGAGCTACGTCACTGGACAAACTG GAATTGGAAGGATCAGTTGGTGCAAGTAAATGCTTCAGATTGCTGCCTCAGTTCAGGGATGACAGTGTTTCTGATGGACCTATACCAAGGCTCAGAAGAACAAAGAGTGTCTTT ATGAACGACATAATTCCAGAATGCTCAGAAGAGCTCTATGATTCCTTAGATAGTGGAGAAGAATACATTCCCAACTCTGAGTCAAGTGAAGATAGCTTATCAGATGTTAGTTCAGTTACCATAGCTAAACTGAGTCCAAGGAAGAAAGTCCTCCGAGACATTGCTTCTACATCAAAACATATTGTTCCTGACAGCACTATTGTAAATGAGGAAGATGGAGATAGCAGCGAGGCTGAGTGTGAGTGGACAGACGATGAAGACTGTGCTGGCACCAGTCAGCGACCTGTTCGGAGAAATGCTCCGGCATGTGTGGAGGGGCAGATTCATGTTCCTGCTGTTAAGAAGAACAATGGAAAAAGAGTGTATAACAAGAGACACTACTGCCTGTACTGTGAGAAGTCATGCAGCAAAATTGCAAGACATCTTCAACTGAAGCACTCTGATGAAGGTAAAGTCCTGGAAGCCTTCAGTTTTCCAAAGGgctcaaagaaaagaaaacttcaTCTTGATTTAATAAGGAACCAAGGTAATTTTGCACATAATGCAGCTGTCATGAAAAAGGGGGAAGGAGAACTTGTTGCTTGCAAACGACCATGCAAGGACAGTAAGAGAGATGACTACATGCACTGTGCCTACTGCCAGGGGCTTTTCATTCGTAAGATTCTTTGGCGACACATAAAAGTGTGCCAGTTCCGATCAAAAGAGGCCAGACCACAACGTGGAAAAAACAAAGTACAAGCTCTCTGTAGTTTTGCAGAACCAGCTCCAGATGACATTAGTGAACGAATATGGAAGCTGCTCAGTGTTATGCAGGCTGATGAAATCACAAGTGCTGTAAAAAATGATCGTCACATCATCAGAATTGCAGAGCAGTTGCTAAACAAAAAAGGATCATCTGATGCATCTCAAGCCTATATTAGGCAGACTCTGAGAGAACTTGGAAGACTTTTGATTGCTGCGCGAAATGCTACCACACTTAAGACAATGGCAGATTTTATCAATCCCAAAAAATATGTGGAGGTTGTCAAAGCTGTAAAATTGACATGTGGATATGATGaagaaactgaaaaatacagaGTTCCCTCACTTGCAAAGAAAATAGGAAATGCTTTGTCAAAACTCAGCAAAGTTGTAAAGGTCCAGGCTTTAATTGCTGGAGACAAAGTGTTGGAGAAGAAAGCAACAGACTTTCAAGAAGTCCACAGTGAAAAGTGGAATGAGCTGGTGTCTGCTACAGCAGCACGCAATGCTTCAGAATCACAATGGAATGTGCCAACAATGCTGCCGTTCACTGAGGATGTGCAAAAACTTCACACCTTTCTGAACAAAAACTGTGATGAATGCAGCAGTAACTTGTTGGAAGAGGCATCAGAAAAGAACTGGTCTGCACTTGCAAAAGTGGTCATGGCTGAAATTATTTTGTTCAACAGACGTAGAGAGGGAGAGGTTTCAAGAATGCGGCTTTCTTCTTTTCTTACAAGAGACACATCTACCCCACATGGAGACATAGACTGGGCACTTTCTGAGGCTGAGAAAGTTTTATGCAAACACTTTACAAGGGTCATTATCAGAGGGAAAAGAGGACGTGCTGTCCCCATTTTGCTTACCCCTAAAATGGTGGATGCTCTGGATTTGCTGGTGAAAAAACGAGATGCTTGTGGCGTCATAAAGACTAATCAGTACATGTTTGCACGGCCATCAGCAACGACCCACTTCAGAGGGTCAGACTCGCTCCGAAGTTTTGCTCTTGCTTGCAGTGCGAAATGTCCAAAGGCTTTGACCTCAACAAAGTTGCGAAAACATGCTGCCACACTCTCAACTGTACTGAACATGAGCAACACAGAGATGGATCAATTGGCCAACTTTCTTGGCCACGATATAAGGATCCACCGTGAGTTCTACAGACTACCAGACAAAACCCTCCAACTTGCCAAAGTGAGCAAAGTACTGATTGCCCTTGAACAAGGAAGGATTGCAGATTTCCAAGGAAAGAGTTTGGATGAAATTAACATTGATCCACAGG AGGCAGCTGGGGAATGTGACCAGGAGCCCAATGAGGAAGAGCTCTGCGAACAGGAGCTTAGTGATGAAGAGCCTAATGACAAAGAAGATGCCACAGTTCCTGGGACTCCGTGCACAG ATGTCTCAGAAAGGAGAGCTGTCCAAAGTCCTCGGGGTCAGAAATCATCACCAGGACAAAGACGAGACTGCCCAACAAGACATCAGCCAGCCTCAAAAG GAAAATCGGTTGTAAAGAGGAAATGGACAGCGAAGGAAATTGGGGCTGTTGAGAAGAAGCTGATGAGGTTCATTCGCTCTGGCCAGGTTCCAG AGACTGAAgaacacattgtgtgtgttcatgcaAATCAGGTTCCTCGTAATGTtattaaaacaaagtttttgtgt GACCTAAGGAACATGATGTCCCCTCAAGTGATAAAGGAACTGGTGCGCCCCACAACATATA